Below is a window of Quercus robur chromosome 6, dhQueRobu3.1, whole genome shotgun sequence DNA.
AACCAATTTTTCATGAAAGAACAAAGCATATCAAGGTAGACTGTCACTTGGTGAGAGATAAGATCATGGAAAATATGATTAAAACATTCCATATAGCTACTAATTCTTAGGTAGCAGACATATTTACTAAGGCTTTGGGCTTTTCAGCTTTTGCAATACTCTctagaaaattgagtttgaagGATATTTTTACTCAAAGGGAATTAAAGACACAAACTTCAATTCAAGTCTCAGAACTTAAAGTTTAGgacttgagggggagtgttgaaACTGATGCAGTTACACAAGAACTTAAGGAAAACGGCAGAGAAAAGcaacaaataaaagggaaaacgacAGCAGGTGGactaaaggaaaataataaaattaagcagAAAATGGCAGCGTATTGTTTAATGAAGGCACGTGCAAATCATGTGAGTGGATGCAAGTCAGATTCAATTACAAGGAGTCCAAGTGTCATGCATCCAACGGTGCAGTTGAAAGTCTATTAGATTAGGAAGTTAGTTAGGATTGTTTAAGCTTTTTCCCACatttgtttgtgtatatatagaAACAGAGCTTAATTATTTGTACACTTTTCATTCTTCATTTTGTGAATCAATGagaattttctttctcttctagAAACTTTATTCTTAGTTTCCAGAAACTTCATTCTTTTAAATAGGTTGATTCTCATATACTATATGAAATTTCTATTAATAATGTATCACTCCCATGAAATGTATCCCGCAACACGAAAGGAAATGACTTCAATATACTCAGATGAAAGAAATTCAAACGGAACAAAATTTTACTAACCCAAGTTCATTCCATTACACTACTTGTGATTATAATACTTTAAGTAGacaaaattattgtaatttttaattatagtgataaaaaattttcataccatcttactttctctttctcttgtttAATACTACAAAACCTTATATAAGAAATCAATACTTCGGATAAGCAGATTAAAGAAATAAGAGTTTACACGTTCAAGCAGACTAAGAAGTATTTCCTTAATTCTCACTCTAAACGTACATATATACTTGGAAACAAATCACCACCCAATTGAGTCGGTGATGGATCCTAGCCCCTTCCAATTAGAAAATAAGAATGGCTCTTTTCAAATGAATCTACCTCTCACCTATTCACTTAATGCCCTAATAATTACTGTCCAAGTCTAGGAGAACTCCATGTTACCATTTAGTCCAATAATATGAGTTTTAATTTTACATCTTAGAGCACGTTTGGTAAACTGTAATGGTGATTACATAGGAATAAGAATAGGTATTACAAGGAATATAagatgttgtaatgtaatacttattactatttatttgcTTGGTGACAACACAAGATTAGAACTCTAAATTAAATTgtctaaaaacattttaaattgaattgtctaaaatacccttattataaaattacaaatacacTTTTAATAAAGATTAGTTTAACAAACCAATCTTGAACAGAGGATCTCCAATAAACccaatctctcttcttcttcttttttgtaaataaaattgatttgatttcatTGTATTAAAATTAAGAAGTAACTACATTAGTAATCAATTGGTCTTTCAAAAAATCTTGTGGGTCTTCAATTAAGTGTCCcacaattgtaaaatttaacCAACAAACTACAATCTTACTTGAACAATGGTAAAATTCTCAATCCTTTCAAAGTCCTCAATCTTGATTCAATATCTAGTTTTGCTCTTAATCCAGCATTAGGTAATTTGGTATAAATCTTTCCTTCCAAATACTTTCAAATATTCAAGCTTAAACTTATTCTCAGGATTACCTCCCCTTTCATGGTGATATTCTACCAAAGCCTCCACTAGTTTCAAATCTTCAACAGGAGTCTACTTTCGTTTAAACAAGACAAAAACTTGGAAGGgcaaatttgttatttgattcTATATCTAAAAAGACAAGACAAATTAAAATGCagttaaatactaaaaaaatcaaaattggaagttgataaataaaatataaataatatacaaaaacttaaaatttatacatattgtaacaagattaaaaaaaaatatacatgtcGTAACAAAACTATTCCAATAACATAACAAAACCATTCCAGTAATGTaaatttataagtaataaataggcatatttaaatataagtttGAATCCTATACATcctatacatacatatatataaatatatatataccatgtaaaatttattgtaaaattattaagATAATTTTATAGATGTAACATTAATTGAAATCCTAAGAACCAcccaatataaatttaaaatcttttcttttccattttttaatttcctcCTGTCCTCACCCGCCAACAATGGTTGCAAATTACAATAAGCCATCATCTCTCTcataaactttattattattattattatttttatttccccAAGGCTCACATTTCCAAAGTTCAATGAAGACcacatatattctcaaaaaaaataaaaagcacgGCATCTACttcttccttcctctttttcttctttcctcgTCCGAGTATTTTACTCTCAGTTGTTTCCTCACTCTGCAACTTCCAGTTTGTTGCACTTcgcaccatttttttttctttcattcagTTTACGCATTGAAAAATAgtagagacagagagagagaaaagggatTATACTCTACCAGACGTGCccttattttaaagaatagtaATAATTGTTccttataataaaaatgtaacCAAATAATTCTATAACTAAACCATAGAATAGCAATTACATTATAATGTATATTAtactctaccaaacatgccTTTAGTGAGTGAGGGGTATTATTAATCCTAAATAGGAGTATGAAGTTTGAACCTGATGAGTTGTGAGAGAAATTAATAGCATTTGTTCCAAGAATCTTGAAGCTTAGGCTATAATCATATCACCCTAAAGCGAGATTTTAAATTGGATGGATGGATGGATGGATGATATTAGGCCTGATGGAGAgatttttatgtgaaaatgaatcgGAGATGTATGTACTCGTGCTCTCTTTGTTTTCAATTGTGCATGAATATTGGAATGTAACGTGATAAAAGTGTCCTGTCCAATAAAAAATTCGTTCATTCCTTCAAACTGAATTGGGCTCTTTTGAAGTGTTTTACTGGCTAGAACATCTCTAATTCTCTATTGTTAAAATGGTATTCATTAACATTGCCAGCATATTCATTAACATTGCCCATAGTTTAGCCAAATTCAGTGTACATAAACAAAATTTGTACACTTATATTATTACACAGTATTACACAGTACATAGTGCAACTCATTGTCTGATAGGAAATTCCACTCTGGAGCTAGCAGAGTTAAACCATTATTTAGCATCCGGTCGACCCCAATTACCACTAACTCATACGTTCACATTCTCGTTAAGTCTAGCAGCTATGGTCACCGAAGATGCCACGCCGCCCGGGTGAGTCGCCAAGTTCTGATTGTTCCTTAGCTCGGCACTGACCACTCCTTCAGCATCCTGTCGTGTCACTGCTTTGTCTGCTGGCAACTTCGCAGTCGCATCCTGTCACATTATATGAAATTAAGATCTATAATCTTAAAATTAGCACATTATATATGTTAATAATTCACtgaaaatgaagttttaaaaagctGTCCACAAACATATATACTTAATTTTTTGTTCCCTTTGAAAGAAAGTTAATGTAATGTAGATGCAGTTTTAAAAAACTGtgcacaaacaaaaataatttaactgATTAATTGATAAAAACTTCGAACCAAAACCCTTCTCATTTATGGTTTACCATTAAAATGTCGCGCAGCTTGATCTTATATTCATCAAGATCAACTCGGGCATTGTGAGTAGCTGCAGACTGAGCCGTGGCCGCGAGCCCACCTGGGATTATGACATTGCTACCTGTTGCCCTCACTTCTGCTGCTTGAATTGCAGCAGCATCACTCTGATCCACTGGCTTGTTTCCTGCTGATTGTGCACTGGCTTCCAGTGCTTCACCTATAGTAAGTGCACTCTGTTGAGTAACCTCAAATGATGTTTGTAGTACTGGGATTGCTTCTGCATACTGTCCAACAGCCTACCCAAAAGAATTTATCCATCAGCAATGATagatatacccaaaaaaaaaaaaaatcgataattatttttcaagttGTGATTAATATATCGTCACTGTTACATCGGTCCATATATCTAAAACTATTTTAGCTTAGCAcctcaaggatttttttttttttaaagacaaattatctatgaaaattgctaaaaatactattaattttagaataaaatgttTACAAAATTATCAGTAAATGACACTAGGAAACTACAAATCCTACCATATAAACCTTGTAAACTGATGTatgatcaaaatttaaataaatgacaCTAGAAAGTAGGaaactacaaattttaccatataaaaatgtataatcaACATTCATTTACTAATGTTATCTAAGTTATAGGTTCTGTTTAGATATAACTTATTtggttgaaaactgaaaatactgtagcaaaataattttaaaatatatgaaaaattactgttcattttttaaattcatatgGCTTGGTGTACTGTTCATgttccatgaacagtgcaaccAGAGCtagtcttaaaaataaaattaaattaaaaaaaaaaaaaaaaaaaaaaaaaccgcaaaCATGGACGCAGAAACATGGATCCAAACCCTAACATAATAATCATATTCTTGCCCCCATCAATTCAAAAACTCTAGGATTACAAACTATTTTGATTTATGTTCACCACTAGCAACTtgtaaaatacaagaaaaagtaCTCAAAAGTGTACAAAgcttaaaattaaacacatggCATACTGCTCAATTGGTGAAACATAGACTAACACAAAAAATTGGTAAGAGTATTTCTATCCCTTACTTGGCCAGCAACTGATTCAGTGATAATGCGACTTCCAGGGACATCAGTCTCACTAGCAGTGACGCCTCGGTCTCCAGTAACATCAGTGAAATCTTTGTGACCAACAACACCAGCTCTTTCATTTCGAGTATCAGCGGCTTGCATCACTGAAGCTGGTCCTCCCTTCTGGGTCTGAcccaaaatcatgttttcagCTTTCTGCATCATTGCAGCGTCTTGTGGTGCAATAGGCTTGGAAGCCAGCTCCCCAACGACTTTGAAAACGTCGCCGTATTTGATGGgttctttttgttcttctttctcatGTTCTTGATGCGTCCTCCTTGGCTGTTCTTGGCTCATCTTGGTTGTGTATGTACGTTCAAAACAACTTGGAATATCTTTGAGTTGGTGGGAGTTTAAGAAATGAGAGtgttccatatatatatatatatgggtcgTAGAACTGATAGAAGTTTGGAAGGGAATGGAGACGTGGCTTTTGGGAGACGTGGCTGTTGAAGAAGTGTGACAGAGTTTGAGTTTAGTGGTACAAATGGCAGCTAGATAGCTTTGGTGAGATCAGAGATGTATGAGTTTTGTTCTTGCTTTTACACATGCCAGCTTCTTGGCCTTACTCTCTCAGCTGAGTCAATCgctttctctaatttttttatactctcttcttttgtttcttttcatggtTTGTATTAGCAAATGGTTTAAGTTTCAGATCTTAATTTATTTGATTACATTGTCAAAAAAGTAACAGATAATTTTATTGACAAATAAAAATGGGACATTCAACTACTTAACAAATCTTGAATTGAAGAGAATAAACAAAAATACAGCCTATATTCTATAGGAATAGCTTAAGTTACTGTGAAACCTTTTTAACAAGGTGTGGACATTTAGATTTTCATCATTCTCTTCTAAAAATTGTAGAAACCAGTTTGTGCAACAAACTAGTTTAGGTGTATTATAAAAACAAACTTTTCgattgtttttcaaattttagtatAACCGAAATATTTTAGGTGTATCAAttataaaaaccaaaattataaGTGTAATAATTAGAGCTtgataattaaagaaaattaaatagaaaaataaaaaataaaatgtaaaatagaacaaaataatGAAGTAAATTTGAAATACTTACAAACAAGTTTTGAAGTGGGGAAAATTCATAAAAGACTAATGGATCTTTTGAGATATAACAAAAGGAAACTAAAATATGGGGAAAATTCACGGTGACAACCATGTAAAGGAATCCAGTGAAGTGTGCATTTGCCATCCACTAAAAACTTATAATGGCATGGGAGcactgttttaaaaaccggaccggaccggccggtccgacCGGTTCAACCGGGAACCGGGAGCCAATCCGGTCCGGTTAAAAACCCCTAAACCGGTCAACAACCGAAAAACCGGCCAAAAACCGGTCAAAAACCGGGGTTGAAccggaaatttaaaaaaaaaaaaaaacggttcttTGTCcggtttggtttttaaaaccatgcatgGGAGattaacaaacaaataaaagattGAAGAAGTTAACAagtgggtttaaaaaaaaaaaaaaaaattgtaagtacAAATATGTAcatatgtatatttatgtaaTTCTTGAACATCTTTTGGGAAATGTGGTCATTGTCATGATTATTATGGGTGGATGGATTTTGGAAGGATGGGAATCACCTTAAGGACGGAAAAATATACCTTGCACTGGGTATATGTTTCCTTTCTCTCATAATTGGTGGATCTCACTAAGGAGTACGACCCACCAATTGTAAGAGAGAAGAAACATATTACTAATGTATGGTATAACTTCTCCCTAAGAACAGGGTTGGAGGATCCTCCAATCTCCATCTAGGTATTTGTTTCTGCCACTCTAATCATGGTTGACAAAAGCAACACAAAGAAATGTCAAAGGTCCAATAAGTGGAAAATGACAAAAGTCACTCCAATTAAGTTAAAGAGCTAAAAATGTATATTCACTTGCCTATTTTGTCTTAGAATTCACGTAGctatttgggggggggggggggggggggggggaggtgggGGGCGCTTTTCTTCTCTCCTCTCCTGTTCCTTCCTTGAAATCCAGCTTTTCTAATGATGTCTTAAGGAATTTGATGATTGGCTAATGGGATCTCTATCTAGGCGGCAACTGTCGCCTCCCCCTAAAGACAAGTTGAATTTTCATTAATATGATTGTAGGTCAGTAAGCTACAATTAATAGTTATATGAGTCCTAGCGTGTCAAAACCCAGATTTCTTGCTAAGGCTTGAGGTTATCCATGGGCTCACTAGTTTGAGCCTAGGGTGGCCCTTCAGTCATCAAATTAAGAGAAAATCTAAAGCCAAAACTTGCTAAAATAAGTAATCATGAGTGATAAAAAAATGCGGTGAATTCATGTGAAAGTGATTGTCCACTACTCATAGTCGATCATTGAATCCATATGAAAGTGATTATATATTACTCACAGTTGTTGACTACTTTTATAAGCGTTAAAAAGCATATATGTAGAAGAACAACCAAATTAACATCATGGTCGGTTTATTTGCAACAGCGACGTGTCAGATAAAGGCTTGCAAGTACTTTAATATCACAAAAAGTACTTCATACATAACACATGGTTCATTATTGAGATCCCCATAACGCACTGGGATGAATTTAGCATGAGGGATGTCTCTGCTTCTCCCCCAGCCTCCACGATTCATACTGCCAGCTCTGGATTATAATGATCTTGAAAATAGGCTTTTAAGTGCCAAACGGAAAAAAATGCAATGACAGTGCCTAACAATATATCCTTTACTAAACTTGGTTCATGAAACACTAATTCTCTAGCAATAAGCAATGAAGTAGTTTAACATTAGAAGTCTGACCACACTCAGAGGTTGTTATGGGAGTTGCTTCTTGAATGTCCTTTTACTTTCCCTTCAACAGATTTGAAAGATAGAGGACTACTAGCAATAGGAGCCTCAGCGGGTCATTGATTGAACCACACATATGCATGAATCCTATTTCTGGACAAGTATCGGTTTCATGTCACATGTGAAGCACTGGATGGAAGACAAATTCCTGTCTATTTGCATTCTCTGCAAAATAATATCGAAAAATGCAGTCTAGGTAAAAGAGCATGAGAGGAATCAGCGTCATGAATCATCTATAGGACAACTGTCTATGATTTTTGGACATATATCATCTCTGTGACTAACTCCTGTCTATTTGCATTTTATGCTCAGCATAAGAAGACGCTATAAATATTCCAAGATAAGCTATACTCAACGAAAAACCTGCATTTGTCACAAATTCATACCAATCC
It encodes the following:
- the LOC126689426 gene encoding late embryogenesis abundant protein D-34-like; translation: MEHSHFLNSHQLKDIPSCFERTYTTKMSQEQPRRTHQEHEKEEQKEPIKYGDVFKVVGELASKPIAPQDAAMMQKAENMILGQTQKGGPASVMQAADTRNERAGVVGHKDFTDVTGDRGVTASETDVPGSRIITESVAGQAVGQYAEAIPVLQTSFEVTQQSALTIGEALEASAQSAGNKPVDQSDAAAIQAAEVRATGSNVIIPGGLAATAQSAATHNARVDLDEYKIKLRDILMDATAKLPADKAVTRQDAEGVVSAELRNNQNLATHPGGVASSVTIAARLNENVNV